The Juglans microcarpa x Juglans regia isolate MS1-56 chromosome 8S, Jm3101_v1.0, whole genome shotgun sequence genome has a window encoding:
- the LOC121245032 gene encoding transcription repressor MYB6-like isoform X2 — translation MGSHRCCNKQKIKRGLWSPEEDEKLIRYLTTRGHGSWSSVPKLAGLHRCGKSCRLRWINYLRPDLKRGSFTPEEEQIIIDVHRIVGNKWAQIAKHLPGRTDNEVKNFWNSCIKKRFLSQGLDPNTHNLISSHQKAFGKVACSISQGRHDQQPISVFTLNSQNSDSMKMEIPNPPPSLLQTMAITTTEDRNPNVASNFGCTPYISSSSSSSSLNSSGFGIINHERDTAPLQHCGTPRIEGERPILRQEQQFEKNEYHQICEMETDQISELAKGNQNMNASVGSSDLDLLDQYMESTLMSGLMYYDLSYIDDLAWK, via the exons ATGGGCAGTCATCGTTGCTGCAACAAACAGAAGATTAAACGAGGGCTATGGTCTcctgaagaagatgagaagctCATCCGATATCTCACCACCCGTGGACATGGAAGCTGGAGTTCTGTCCCAAAACTTGCTG GTTTGCATAGGTGTGGAAAGAGTTGCAGATTGAGATGGATAAACTATCTAAGACCAGATCTTAAGAGGGGTTCGTTCACTCCAGAAGAAGAACAGATCATCATTGATGTTCATAGAATTGTAGGCAACAA ATGGGCTCAGATAGCCAAGCATCTCCCTGGAAGAACAGACAATGAGGTGAAGAACTTTTGGAACTCGTGCATCAAGAAAAGGTTTCTCTCCCAAGGGTTGGACCCAAACACTCACAATCTAATATCTTCTCACCAGAAAGCCTTCGGTAAGGTTGCATGCAGTATATCTCAAGGCCGCCATGATCAACAACCCATTTCAGTTTTCACACTGAATTCTCAGAACTCAGATTCTATGAAAATGGAAATACCTAATCCTCCGCCTTCGTTGCTTCAAACCATGGCCATAACCACCACTGAAGATCGAAACCCTAATGTTGCTTCAAACTTTGGCTGCACACCTTatatttcttcatcttcctcttcctcctccttgaATTCATCTGGGTTTGGGATCATAAATCATGAGAGGGATACTGCTCCTCTCCAACACTGTGGGACACCAAGAATAGAAGGAGAGCGACCAATATTGAGACAAGAACAgcaatttgagaaaaatgagtatCATCAGATTTGTGAGATGGAAACCGATCAAATCAGTGAATTAGCTAAGGGTAACCAGAACATGAATGCTTCAGTTGGGAGCTCTGACTTGGATCTTCTTGATCAGTATATGGAGTCTACACTTATGTCTGGTTTAATGTATTATGATTTGAGCTATATAGACGATCTTGCATGGAAATAG
- the LOC121245032 gene encoding transcription repressor MYB6-like isoform X1 translates to MGSHRCCNKQKIKRGLWSPEEDEKLIRYLTTRGHGSWSSVPKLAGLHRCGKSCRLRWINYLRPDLKRGSFTPEEEQIIIDVHRIVGNNRWAQIAKHLPGRTDNEVKNFWNSCIKKRFLSQGLDPNTHNLISSHQKAFGKVACSISQGRHDQQPISVFTLNSQNSDSMKMEIPNPPPSLLQTMAITTTEDRNPNVASNFGCTPYISSSSSSSSLNSSGFGIINHERDTAPLQHCGTPRIEGERPILRQEQQFEKNEYHQICEMETDQISELAKGNQNMNASVGSSDLDLLDQYMESTLMSGLMYYDLSYIDDLAWK, encoded by the exons ATGGGCAGTCATCGTTGCTGCAACAAACAGAAGATTAAACGAGGGCTATGGTCTcctgaagaagatgagaagctCATCCGATATCTCACCACCCGTGGACATGGAAGCTGGAGTTCTGTCCCAAAACTTGCTG GTTTGCATAGGTGTGGAAAGAGTTGCAGATTGAGATGGATAAACTATCTAAGACCAGATCTTAAGAGGGGTTCGTTCACTCCAGAAGAAGAACAGATCATCATTGATGTTCATAGAATTGTAGGCAACAA TAGATGGGCTCAGATAGCCAAGCATCTCCCTGGAAGAACAGACAATGAGGTGAAGAACTTTTGGAACTCGTGCATCAAGAAAAGGTTTCTCTCCCAAGGGTTGGACCCAAACACTCACAATCTAATATCTTCTCACCAGAAAGCCTTCGGTAAGGTTGCATGCAGTATATCTCAAGGCCGCCATGATCAACAACCCATTTCAGTTTTCACACTGAATTCTCAGAACTCAGATTCTATGAAAATGGAAATACCTAATCCTCCGCCTTCGTTGCTTCAAACCATGGCCATAACCACCACTGAAGATCGAAACCCTAATGTTGCTTCAAACTTTGGCTGCACACCTTatatttcttcatcttcctcttcctcctccttgaATTCATCTGGGTTTGGGATCATAAATCATGAGAGGGATACTGCTCCTCTCCAACACTGTGGGACACCAAGAATAGAAGGAGAGCGACCAATATTGAGACAAGAACAgcaatttgagaaaaatgagtatCATCAGATTTGTGAGATGGAAACCGATCAAATCAGTGAATTAGCTAAGGGTAACCAGAACATGAATGCTTCAGTTGGGAGCTCTGACTTGGATCTTCTTGATCAGTATATGGAGTCTACACTTATGTCTGGTTTAATGTATTATGATTTGAGCTATATAGACGATCTTGCATGGAAATAG